The nucleotide sequence CCTCCACCTGTCTATGATATTCCCGGCATATTTCAGGTCTGAAGGGTCTGGAAGCGCCTCATACTGCTTGTCTATGTAATTCAGCAGCATAATTGCAGCCTCAAGGCCAATTACGCCTGACAAGGCAATCTTTCTTGTTTCCTTGTCGTCCGTTGCCTTAAGAATATGAGACGCCTGTTCCCAAGACCTGCAGGTCGGGTAGGGTTTGTCATCCGCTGCCTCTGTTAATAGGAGGTTCCTGTGTATACTGAGAAAACTTATAATTTCGTGTGCTATCCCATTCGCCAGTGCCCACTGCTTCCACTCGTCATAAGTAGGCCCGGTGTAGTAGATGGTTACAAACCTGTTACGAAGGGCAGGGTCGAGTTCCTGTACAAAGTAGTTAGCCTCACCCCAGTTGCCTGCAAACAACATTCTCCACTCTTTAGGGAAAACATAATTGAAATACTGTTTATCCAGCACCAACTGGAACAGACATTGAAGCATGCCTTTTGTGGCCCGGTTAGGCTCGTCAAAAAACAAGAGGCCAGAACCTTCTGTAGGCCAGAAAAAAGGAAGTGCATAGGAGGTTCTACCTTCTTTTATATGCGGAATACCGATAAGATCCTCCTCCTGCATCTGTCCGAGTCTGATGTCTATCATGACGTTATTGAACAGGGACTCTGCCAATTGCCTGCCTATACTGCTCTTGCCTACACCTGCAGGACCAAGTACAAGTGGAACAAGATCAGTCCTGGTTAAAATAACTGTAAGAGTTTTAATCAACGGCAAGGTTGTTACTTTTAAAATTCCGCTATCCTGACTCATGAGCTCTCCTTGTTAAGTTGGAATTTTTAAAAAAAGCCCCCTACAATCTCCTGCGGTTGCAGAGGGCTTTCTCGTTGGAATTATTATGAATACAGCAAACTTTAGAACGGCTCCAGTTCGGCTCCTTCATCTGGTGCAGGAAAACCTTCTGAAGCATTTTCTCCTGAACTGTTACCTTTTGGCAGAAACGTCACAGTATTGGCCACTACTTCGAATTTACGTTTCTGCTGGCCTTCATGCTCCCACACGTTTTCTTTCAATCTCCCTTCCACCAGCACACGTTTTCCTTTGACCAGATACTGGTTGATATTTTCAGCCAGCCTGCCGAATGTTACAGCATTTATGAAAAGCACTTCATCCTTATACTCATCCCCCTGCCTGACACGGGAATTGACAGCAATACGTATATTCCCTACAGGGGTACCCTGCGGGGTGTATCTCAGCTCGGGGTCTTTTGTAAGATTTCCTATAAGTATTATCCTGTTGAACATTCAACAGCCTCCTTACTGTGAAGTGATTTATAAATCTCTACATCCTCATTCACCATTTCGATAACTTTCTTGTAGATCTCAATGCCTGGCAATTTGAACTTATGACCTGACTGAGCAGTTCCGAAGGCGTCCCCCCACCCTCTTCTGTCTGCATCCAGTTCAGCAAGTTCAAATCCGGTGTTGATAGTTTCCAGGGGTTTGACCTTATCCTTGCCGATGTCTTTCTTATACATGAAATAGCAGTAAGCTTTGTTGCCTCTGCGACCAACTCGTCCGCGTAACTGATGAAGCTGGGACAATCCGAACCTTTCGGCGCCTGATACCACCAGGATGGAAGCCTCCGGAACGTCAATCCCTATTTCAATTATAGAGGTGGAAACAAGGATCTTCTTCTTCGGATTCTTCCTGAACTCGCTGACTATATCCTGTTTCTCCTCAAGCCTTCCATGAACCCACAGAACACAGTCCGGAAACATTCTCTCCCAGATGGCCTTCTTTTCTTCAACTGATTTGTATTCTCCCTTATCTTTCTCTACCAGGGGGAATATAACCAGCGCCTTCCCCCCGCTGTTAATTATCTGACGCAGGTGCTTCATGATAAAGGGAGTCTCCTCTTTGGACACCACTTTGGTCAGAACGTCCCTCTTGTATGGCGCCTGCTTCAGGACAGACAACTCAACAGCTCCCTGCATAAGCAATGAAACGGTTCTCGGTATTGGAGTTGCTGTCATCTGAAGTGCATGAACATCACCAAGAAGCTGCTGCCGCTGGATGACTCCATACTTGTGCTGCTCATCCAGGATCACCAGTCCGACCGCAGAGAACTCCCTGTACATTAAGGCATGAGTACCAACGATGATCAGAGATGGGTCACCCTTGGTGCTTCCTGTATAAAGACTTACCAGAGATTCACCAAAGACTTCCCTGAACTTGTCATAAAGTTGTTCGGCTAAAACAATGGTAGGCGCCAACACCAGGGTTCTGTAACCGGACTGACAGCAAATATAGGCTGCAGCCTGAGCCACAACAGTCTTGCCGGTCCCGACGTCTCCTATAATGATTCTTCTCATTGCCGTATCAGAGGTAAGGTCTTTGGATACCTCCTCTATTGCGTTCTTCTGGTCTTTGGTTAACTGAAACGTGAGCTTCTCGTAGAAACCTGCAAGATTGGCGTTCAGTTTTTGAGCTGTATTTCTTGGATATTCTCTGATCTTCTGCTTCATTTCGAAGAGCTCTCTGTAAGCAAGCCGCATAAACGGCTTTTCCGAGGGGAGTTCTGACGGGTGGTGAATCTGTCTTAACGCATCTGCAATAGTGGGGAGTCCTCTTTGCTTAAGGACTTCCACAGGCACTTCATCATGGAGATGATCCATTAACTGTTGTGCGGTATGCCATACATGCTCTCTCATTCGTTTCTGTCCTATGCCTTTTGGACATTTATAGACAGGGTATATCCGTCCGGTCTCATCTGGAAACTCGGGGTGGTAAAAGCTCCAGTATTCACCTCTGTACTGGTCAAACTCTCTCCTGGGAGCCCCCCAAAGGTAAACCTTACGTCCGTTAGGTCTAAAGACTACCTCGTGAAATCTCGTAAAATTAAAGAATTTTGCATAGAAATATCCGGCTTCGTCACGTAAGGTTACAACCGTTACATCCCCGATGCTGTCATAACTAACAGGATGCCCTGCAGCCAGAATTTTTACATCTGGGACGAACTCTTTAGAAAACACAGGAGATCTCCTGTCCTCATACCTTACCGGGAGAAAGGACATAGGATCTACATCTGGAAGTTTTCTCGCCATCAAGCCTCCTACTCTGTCTAATTTATCTGGTTCAGCTTTTGGTAACGGTATATAAACTATTTTCATCAGAAAGCTGTGCTGCAACAGCATCAATGCTTCTGCCTCCAAACCTCGAAAAACAGCCTTCTACGAGCCTCTGTAAGGCCATTTCGCGGGCAGACAAAGGGATAGATATACTCCTTAAGCCCAGAGAAATGCCCGGAGAAGAAGTCCTGCTGCTGTGAAAAAGACCACCATGCATGCAATCTGCTACTGTAACCGTTTTATTGCCTCATCCTTGACCCCTTGGAGACTTGCCTTGTCTGGTCCCTTCAAAAGCTTGTCCGCAGCCACCTCTTTCCATATCTGGGCAATCTCCTCCCTGCCCTTGGCGTTATTCATGCCGTTGGTATACATCTCTATTCTTTTGGCTACACCATCTTCAGAACCTGAATTGTCGTCAGAAGGAGTCGCTGTGCTTTGACTGGCAGGCTTTTGGGTTGTATCCGGGATGGTAGCTGGAGCAGGTTTGGCCGCAGCGGACCCGTTATCAGGTCTAACTGTAGCGTTAATCTGGCCCTCTATTTTTGTTGACAGGGCATTTAGCTCCGGAGCTAAGGAAACGTCAAGACTCCGGGCCAGGGCAAACAAGTTCAGTATGGCCCTGCCTATATCGTAAGCTACTGCCCTTTCCCCTCCAAATACGTCTATTTTCCCGAGTATTTCTGCCTCATCGGTCTGGCTCATAAGGACGATAAGGTTTTTTCTGATTTTGTCGAGAAAGAGTTTCGGAGAAGCGTTTGGGCTGTTTTTTACGTACTGCTCAATTATTGATTCAATCCTGCTTATATCCACGGTTAAACCTCCTTAACGGTGAATAGACATGACGGGATATTCCTGTCATTTATATATTACTTTTATCATTTCTGAGCAGCAAAAGGGGAGGCCCCTTGTTCGTTGACCTCCCCTCCCCTTTCCTGCCAAACCAGTGTTAAACCAGCACTTCAACCCTACTGCAGGTTCCCTCTTTAGTCACAAGGATTTTCTGCTCAAAGATGTCCTTCAGGACTTCTTCATGAGCCATCATGATTCCCTTTTTAAACATGCCTGCTTCTACAAGTTTGATAAACATCCGGCCAAAATCAACAAGGCCCTGCTTATCGAGTCCGGCTGGCTCATCAATAAACAGGGTGTTAACTTTAACTCCGGCCTTTCGTGCACTGAGCTCTGCCAGGCCGACAGCAATAGCCAGAATCTGCCTTGTATTCTCTCCGCCTGAATAGAGCTCAATAGGCCTCTCACCGGCAATATCCGAGACGATGATATCGAGAGTATCCTTCACATTACTGTTTGACTTGTTCGATTTTTCCGTTTTGAACTCAAGTCTCATGCCGGTGCTGCTGATTTCCTCAAGGACTTTATTGGCCTCTTCCTCCATTATCTCTATAACGTTATCGAGTATATAGAAAGGAATCTTTTCGTAAGCTTCCTCGAGGATTTCACAGACCTTGATCTGAAGCTTAAGGTCTTCGGACTCTTTTCCGGCCTTCTCCCCCTCTGCTTCAGCACTCCGGCACTTCATTACTTCCGCCTCAAGACGTGATATCTCCTTCAGAGCAGCCTGTTCCTGCTCTTTCAGGGTTTTCAGCTGTACTGTTAGTGCCTCTACCTCTGTTTCAAGCGCTCGGATGGTTTTACTGAATTCTTCAAGGGCCCCTGCTTTGGTTTTTGCCTGGCTGATTTCCTTGTTCAACCTGTTGATGTCTGCCTGAAGCCTCCTCACATCACTGAATGTCTTGAGTCTCTCAACAACTGCTTTAGCCACTACTATGCTTGTTTTGAGCCGGAGAAGTTCTTCCTTCTGTCTCTCGATTTCCGTTATTTTCTTCTTGACACCATCCAGTTCTTCAGTAGCAGACTTGACAGCTGCGTCGGCCCTTCTGATTTCAGCTTCAGCGTTATCAATCTCCGAGGCCTGCTTTGTCCATGTGGAAATGACATCAAGGCGTCTCCGTAACGAGGACACCTCGTCTTTGGCTGCCGTCATCTCCTGCTCGATATTTTTAAGCCTTATCTTCAGCTTCGGCTCATCAAGAGACTCGATCTGTTTCCTGATCTCTTGGATCTTTTGTGTCTCATCATACTCCACGTTTCTGCTCAGGGCCTCCGTCTCAGCTTTAAGTCCCGGCAGGTTCTGCTTTGACTCAACAGCCTTCTTGATGAGTGGACATTCCGCATACTGCCCTTCACCCTTACAGGTTGTCTGCTCAATCATACCAGCTTCTTTTTCAGCAGCAACGAGTTTATGCCTGACTATCTTGAGGCTTGCCTCCCTGTCCTTCTCCTTTTTACTGAGCAATGCTTGAAGCCTGGCTATCGCCGTCTCCATATCCGATACCTTCCGGAGGTCTTTATTTATCTGCTCGGCCTCCTTCTGAAGGTTTTCTGTCTGGACATTTAAGCCCTGTATCCTCTTATTACCTACTTTCTCCTCTTCAAGGAGCTGCAGAATCTTCTCCCTGTTGCTGAAAATCTTTCTGTACCTCTCTACGTGATCCTCGGTCTCCTTAACCTGTTGTAGCAGTGCGTTTTTTCTTTGGACAAGATCGCTTAATGTCTTTTCAAGCTCTCTTACCCCCTCAAGCTTCGCCTCCATGCCGGCCTGTTCGGTAATTGCCTGCTGCAAGCCTGAGTCGTCTGAAGGCAATTCGGCCAGCCTTTGATTCACCTGCACCACAATGCCGGACGGAAGATTTTCAAATGAATGTTCAAGGGCATATTTCTCAACAATCAACTTCTCTTTCTGTTTTTCAAGCTCTTCAACTTCCTTCAGTACATTGTGTAACTCTGCAACCTTGTTCGAGATAACCGCAAGATCCGCACGTTTAACAGCAAGAACAGCCTCCTGTTTTTCTATACAACCCGTTGCTTCTTTAAGCCGGCTTTCTGCTTCTTCCTTTCCTTTCAGAAAGACTCTCAGATGCTGAGCCTTCTCGCTGACCGCCATGATATTCTTCATAACTACTTCCAGCTGACCTTCCAGCTGGTTTCTCTGCTTTGCAAGCCTTTTCTTATACTCGCAGTAGATATCAAGGCCCATAATGTCAAACACTACCTTGTACCTTTCGGAAGGCTTTGCAGTAATAAGCCGTTCCCCCTGCCCCTGCAGGAGAAATGATGACGAAGTGAAAGTTTTAAAATTTCTTCCTATTATCTGCAGTATCCTCTTTTTAGCCTCATCTCCCGTAGCAACAGGCACCCATTGACCGGAAGAGCCGTTACTGCCCATGGCAAAAAGTTCAACAACGTTTTTCCCTCTTCCTGTGGTTGTCTTCTTTCTGACAACCCTGTAGGACTGCCCTGCCTGCTCAAAATCGTATACAACGGTCATCTCTGTTTTACCGAGCTTAACAATATCGTCTGACCTTCCCCTTGATGTCTCACCAAACAGAGCAAACAGGATCGCATCGGCAAGGGCACTTTTCCCTGCCCCGTTGGCTCCCTGAATACAGGCAGCCCTGATAATTCGCCAGTCAAGCTCTGTATCCTCATAAGAGAGGAAATTATGCATCCTCAAATACAAAGGCTCCATTCTATTATTACCCCCTGACTATCTCGTAGTGTTTTTTAAGGCAGAGATGGATCGTGTCTTCTTCCACCTCCATCTGTTCCAGGTACCTTTTTACGGCTTCATCTTCCTTGAGGTCCTCCGTCATCTTCTCATCCCTGACTCGTATTCGACGTTTGACGGTCAGTTTGTTTACGATTGGAACAGGAGCGTTTCTCAGAAAAGGCTTCAGCTCCTCATACTGCTCTTTTGATACTTCCCCCTTGATCCGGTAGATCGTATCCCGCTCAAGCATTTCCGCCCGGTTTTCCAGCATGAAAAACTCCGGAGTAAGGGTCTTGAACTTTCGGGCAGGCGTTTCTACAAACTGCACCTCAGGAGTCCTGCCATTGAACTCAACCAGGATGAACCCCTTCTTGTCTTCTTCCTCGTTGAAATCCATTCTGTCGATAGACCCTGAGTAGTAGGCATTGAGTCCATCGATCTTTTGATATTTATGGATGTGCCCAAGTGCCA is from Nitrospirota bacterium and encodes:
- a CDS encoding AAA family ATPase; the encoded protein is MSQDSGILKVTTLPLIKTLTVILTRTDLVPLVLGPAGVGKSSIGRQLAESLFNNVMIDIRLGQMQEEDLIGIPHIKEGRTSYALPFFWPTEGSGLLFFDEPNRATKGMLQCLFQLVLDKQYFNYVFPKEWRMLFAGNWGEANYFVQELDPALRNRFVTIYYTGPTYDEWKQWALANGIAHEIISFLSIHRNLLLTEAADDKPYPTCRSWEQASHILKATDDKETRKIALSGVIGLEAAIMLLNYIDKQYEALPDPSDLKYAGNIIDRWRRKGKNDRIAAFLDTIIDYVAEGGTYSIEEFNRFAGRLPRDFMFSLFKGLHENEKTCDFAAGCLSEDDSLLNILSNRKAA
- the ssb gene encoding single-stranded DNA-binding protein, producing MFNRIILIGNLTKDPELRYTPQGTPVGNIRIAVNSRVRQGDEYKDEVLFINAVTFGRLAENINQYLVKGKRVLVEGRLKENVWEHEGQQKRKFEVVANTVTFLPKGNSSGENASEGFPAPDEGAELEPF
- a CDS encoding DEAD/DEAH box helicase, producing MARKLPDVDPMSFLPVRYEDRRSPVFSKEFVPDVKILAAGHPVSYDSIGDVTVVTLRDEAGYFYAKFFNFTRFHEVVFRPNGRKVYLWGAPRREFDQYRGEYWSFYHPEFPDETGRIYPVYKCPKGIGQKRMREHVWHTAQQLMDHLHDEVPVEVLKQRGLPTIADALRQIHHPSELPSEKPFMRLAYRELFEMKQKIREYPRNTAQKLNANLAGFYEKLTFQLTKDQKNAIEEVSKDLTSDTAMRRIIIGDVGTGKTVVAQAAAYICCQSGYRTLVLAPTIVLAEQLYDKFREVFGESLVSLYTGSTKGDPSLIIVGTHALMYREFSAVGLVILDEQHKYGVIQRQQLLGDVHALQMTATPIPRTVSLLMQGAVELSVLKQAPYKRDVLTKVVSKEETPFIMKHLRQIINSGGKALVIFPLVEKDKGEYKSVEEKKAIWERMFPDCVLWVHGRLEEKQDIVSEFRKNPKKKILVSTSIIEIGIDVPEASILVVSGAERFGLSQLHQLRGRVGRRGNKAYCYFMYKKDIGKDKVKPLETINTGFELAELDADRRGWGDAFGTAQSGHKFKLPGIEIYKKVIEMVNEDVEIYKSLHSKEAVECSTG
- a CDS encoding SMC family ATPase — encoded protein: MEPLYLRMHNFLSYEDTELDWRIIRAACIQGANGAGKSALADAILFALFGETSRGRSDDIVKLGKTEMTVVYDFEQAGQSYRVVRKKTTTGRGKNVVELFAMGSNGSSGQWVPVATGDEAKKRILQIIGRNFKTFTSSSFLLQGQGERLITAKPSERYKVVFDIMGLDIYCEYKKRLAKQRNQLEGQLEVVMKNIMAVSEKAQHLRVFLKGKEEAESRLKEATGCIEKQEAVLAVKRADLAVISNKVAELHNVLKEVEELEKQKEKLIVEKYALEHSFENLPSGIVVQVNQRLAELPSDDSGLQQAITEQAGMEAKLEGVRELEKTLSDLVQRKNALLQQVKETEDHVERYRKIFSNREKILQLLEEEKVGNKRIQGLNVQTENLQKEAEQINKDLRKVSDMETAIARLQALLSKKEKDREASLKIVRHKLVAAEKEAGMIEQTTCKGEGQYAECPLIKKAVESKQNLPGLKAETEALSRNVEYDETQKIQEIRKQIESLDEPKLKIRLKNIEQEMTAAKDEVSSLRRRLDVISTWTKQASEIDNAEAEIRRADAAVKSATEELDGVKKKITEIERQKEELLRLKTSIVVAKAVVERLKTFSDVRRLQADINRLNKEISQAKTKAGALEEFSKTIRALETEVEALTVQLKTLKEQEQAALKEISRLEAEVMKCRSAEAEGEKAGKESEDLKLQIKVCEILEEAYEKIPFYILDNVIEIMEEEANKVLEEISSTGMRLEFKTEKSNKSNSNVKDTLDIIVSDIAGERPIELYSGGENTRQILAIAVGLAELSARKAGVKVNTLFIDEPAGLDKQGLVDFGRMFIKLVEAGMFKKGIMMAHEEVLKDIFEQKILVTKEGTCSRVEVLV